A region from the Onychostoma macrolepis isolate SWU-2019 chromosome 18, ASM1243209v1, whole genome shotgun sequence genome encodes:
- the grm3 gene encoding metabotropic glutamate receptor 3 isoform X1, which yields MMWSVVRALLLVLLGTRVLLSSGDSPRKEIKIDGDLVLGGLFPIHEKGMGMDECGRINEDRGIQRLEAMLFAIDQINQDVGLLPGVALGVHILDTCSRDTYALEQALEFVRASLTKVDDTEFICPDGSYALQEDSPLAIAGVIGGSFSSVSIQVANLLRLFQIPQISYASTSAKLSDKSRYDYFARTVPPDFYQAKAMAEILRAFNWTYVSTVASEGDYGETGIEAFEQQARLRNICIATSEKVGRSSAKRSSYEAVVRQLLQKPTARVAVLFLRSDDARELIAAATRLNASFLWVASDGWGSQESIVKGNEFTADGAITLELAAHPIPEFNRYFQTLTPLNNHRNPWFKDFWEQKFQCSLGGASAAGAGTPKPPCDPELAVDKSNFEPESKIMFVVNAVYAMAHALHRMQRTLCANTTRLCDAMKSLDGRKLYRDFLLHVNFRAPFSPAGLESQVKFDAYGDGIGRYNIFNYQRVPGSDKFTYIQVGEWAESLSLNEGLIGWPRGADVPTSQCSDPCAPNEMKKMQAGEYCCWICTPCEPYEYLPDEFTCMPCAPGQWPRPDLTGCYDLPEDYIMWEDAWAIGPISIACVGFICTLMVFVVFIRHNDTPLVKASGRELCYILLLGVFMSYVMTFIYIAKPSPIVCTLRRLGLGTSFAVCYSALLTKTNRIARIFSGVKEGGAQRPRFISPSSQVFICLSLISVQLLLVSIWLLVEVPGTRRFTTPEKRQTVILKCNVRDSSMLLSLSYDVVLVVLCTVYAFKTRKCPENFNEAKFIGFTMYTTCIIWLAFLPIFYVTSSDYRVQTTTMCISVSLSGFVVLGCMFAPKVHIIMFQPQKNVTSHRLNMNRFSVSGPATSYASHASVSAHYVPTVCNGREIVDSTTSSL from the exons ATGATGTGGTCCGTGGTCCGTGCTCTGCTCCTGGTGCTGCTGGGTACTAGGGTCCTACTCTCCAGCGGCGACTCTCCCCGCAAAGAAATTAAGATCGATGGGGACCTGGTTCTGGGAGGCCTCTTCCCCATCCATGAGAAGGGTATGGGCATGGACGAATGTGGCCGGATCAATGAAGACCGTGGCATCCAGCGGCTTGAGGCAATGCTCTTCGCCATAGATCAGATCAACCAGGACGTAGGTCTGCTACCGGGTGTGGCTTTGGGCGTCCATATCCTGGACACCTGCTCGAGGGACACCTACGCTCTGGAACAGGCACTGGAGTTTGTTAGGGCATCGCTTACAAAAGTGGATGATACAGAGTTCATCTGTCCTGATGGATCCTACGCTCTTCAGGAAGACAGCCCGCTGGCCATAGCCGGGGTCATTGGGGGATCTTTTAGCAGTGTCTCCATACAG GTTGCCAACCTGCTGCGACTATTTCAGATCCCTCAGATCAGCTACGCCAGTACCAGTGCCAAACTCAGCGACAAATCCCGCTACGATTACTTCGCACGCACCGTCCCGCCAGATTTCTACCAGGCCAAGGCCATGGCGGAGATCCTGCGCGCTTTCAACTGGACCTACGTTTCCACCGTCGCCTCAGAGGGCGACTACGGAGAAACGGGAATCGAAGCCTTCGAGCAACAAGCCCGTTTGAGAAACATCTGCATCGCTACTTCAGAAAAAGTAGGACGGTCGAGCGCGAAACGCTCTTCGTACGAGGCGGTGGTTCGTCAGCTTCTACAAAAGCCCACGGCCCGCGTGGCAGTACTGTTTTTGCGTAGCGACGACGCACGAGAACTCATCGCGGCCGCCACCCGCCTCAACGCATCTTTCCTCTGGGTGGCGAGCGATGGATGGGGGTCGCAAGAGAGCATCGTCAAAGGGAACGAATTCACGGCGGATGGTGCGATCACGTTGGAGCTCGCAGCTCATCCTATACCAGAGTTCAACCGCTACTTCCAGACCCTCACGCCTCTTAATAATCACCGCAACCCTTGGTTCAAAGACTTCTGGGAACAAAAGTTTCAGTGTTCGTTGGGCGGCGCTTCGGCAGCAGGGGCGGGAACCCCAAAGCCACCTTGTGACCCAGAACTGGCTGTTGACAAGTCAAATTTTGAACCCGAATCAAAGATCATGTTTGTCGTAAATGCTGTATACGCCATGGCGCACGCCTTGCATCGGATGCAACGGACTCTTTGCGCAAACACCACACGCTTGTGCGACGCCATGAAGAGTCTCGACGGCAGGAAACTCTACCGGGACTTTCTACTTCACGTCAACTTTAGAG CTCCGTTCTCCCCTGCTGGCTTGGAGAGTCAAGTAAAGTTTGACGCATATGGCGACGGAATTGGCCGATACAACATCTTCAACTACCAGCGTGTGCCAGGCAGCGACAAGTTCACTTATATCCAGGTTGGAGAGTGGGCAGAAAGTCTTTCCCTAAACGAGGGCTTGATCGGCTGGCCGAGGGGAGCGGATGTACCCACGTCTCAATGCAGCGACCCTTGCGCTCCCAACGAGATGAAGAAGATGCAAGCAGGCGAATACTGTTGCTGGATTTGTACTCCCTGTGAGCCCTACGAATACCTGCCGGATGAGTTCACATGCATGCCCTGTGCACCCGGCCAATGGCCCCGTCCCGACCTGACTGGATGCTACGACCTTCCTGAGGACTACATCATGTGGGAGGATGCTTGGGCCATTGGACCCATCTCGATTGCATGCGTTGGCTTCATATGTACCTTAATGGTCTTCGTCGTTTTCATTCGGCACAACGACACGCCGCTGGTCAAAGCATCCGGTCGTGAGCTGTGCTACATCCTGCTGCTGGGCGTCTTCATGTCCTACGTCATGACTTTCATATACATCGCAAAACCTTCGCCTATCGTGTGTACACTGCGGCGGTTAGGCCTCGGTACCTCGTTTGCGGTATGCTACTCCGCCTTGCTCACGAAGACCAATCGCATTGCTCGTATCTTCAGTGGTGTAAAAGAGGGCGGGGCTCAACGGCCGCGCTTCATCAGTCCCAGCTCACAGGTGTTCATCTGTCTGTCGTTGATCTCCGTGCAGCTCTTGTTGGTGTCCATCTGGCTACTCGTGGAAGTGCCCGGCACACGGCGGTTCACAACACCGGAGAAACGTCAGACTGTCATTTTGAAGTGTAACGTACGGGACTCTAGCATGCTGCTGTCGCTGAGCTATGATGTGGTTCTGGTGGTCCTCTGCACGGTCTACGCTTTCAAGACCCGCAAGTGTCCGGAGAACTTCAATGAGGCCAAGTTCATCGGCTTCACCATGTACACCACCTGTATCATCTGGCTGGCCTTCCTGCCCATCTTCTACGTCACCTCCAGTGACTACAGG gtccAAACCACAACCATGTGTATATCTGTCAGTCTGAGTGGATTTGTGGTCCTGGGCTGCATGTTTGCCCCTAAAGTCCACATCATCATGTTCCAGCCTCAGAAGAACGTCACCAGTCACCGGTTAAACATGAACCGGTTCAGTGTGAGCGGGCCGGCCACTAGCTACGCATCCCACG
- the grm3 gene encoding metabotropic glutamate receptor 3 isoform X2: MQDCRQKECLTEVANLLRLFQIPQISYASTSAKLSDKSRYDYFARTVPPDFYQAKAMAEILRAFNWTYVSTVASEGDYGETGIEAFEQQARLRNICIATSEKVGRSSAKRSSYEAVVRQLLQKPTARVAVLFLRSDDARELIAAATRLNASFLWVASDGWGSQESIVKGNEFTADGAITLELAAHPIPEFNRYFQTLTPLNNHRNPWFKDFWEQKFQCSLGGASAAGAGTPKPPCDPELAVDKSNFEPESKIMFVVNAVYAMAHALHRMQRTLCANTTRLCDAMKSLDGRKLYRDFLLHVNFRAPFSPAGLESQVKFDAYGDGIGRYNIFNYQRVPGSDKFTYIQVGEWAESLSLNEGLIGWPRGADVPTSQCSDPCAPNEMKKMQAGEYCCWICTPCEPYEYLPDEFTCMPCAPGQWPRPDLTGCYDLPEDYIMWEDAWAIGPISIACVGFICTLMVFVVFIRHNDTPLVKASGRELCYILLLGVFMSYVMTFIYIAKPSPIVCTLRRLGLGTSFAVCYSALLTKTNRIARIFSGVKEGGAQRPRFISPSSQVFICLSLISVQLLLVSIWLLVEVPGTRRFTTPEKRQTVILKCNVRDSSMLLSLSYDVVLVVLCTVYAFKTRKCPENFNEAKFIGFTMYTTCIIWLAFLPIFYVTSSDYRVQTTTMCISVSLSGFVVLGCMFAPKVHIIMFQPQKNVTSHRLNMNRFSVSGPATSYASHASVSAHYVPTVCNGREIVDSTTSSL, encoded by the exons GTTGCCAACCTGCTGCGACTATTTCAGATCCCTCAGATCAGCTACGCCAGTACCAGTGCCAAACTCAGCGACAAATCCCGCTACGATTACTTCGCACGCACCGTCCCGCCAGATTTCTACCAGGCCAAGGCCATGGCGGAGATCCTGCGCGCTTTCAACTGGACCTACGTTTCCACCGTCGCCTCAGAGGGCGACTACGGAGAAACGGGAATCGAAGCCTTCGAGCAACAAGCCCGTTTGAGAAACATCTGCATCGCTACTTCAGAAAAAGTAGGACGGTCGAGCGCGAAACGCTCTTCGTACGAGGCGGTGGTTCGTCAGCTTCTACAAAAGCCCACGGCCCGCGTGGCAGTACTGTTTTTGCGTAGCGACGACGCACGAGAACTCATCGCGGCCGCCACCCGCCTCAACGCATCTTTCCTCTGGGTGGCGAGCGATGGATGGGGGTCGCAAGAGAGCATCGTCAAAGGGAACGAATTCACGGCGGATGGTGCGATCACGTTGGAGCTCGCAGCTCATCCTATACCAGAGTTCAACCGCTACTTCCAGACCCTCACGCCTCTTAATAATCACCGCAACCCTTGGTTCAAAGACTTCTGGGAACAAAAGTTTCAGTGTTCGTTGGGCGGCGCTTCGGCAGCAGGGGCGGGAACCCCAAAGCCACCTTGTGACCCAGAACTGGCTGTTGACAAGTCAAATTTTGAACCCGAATCAAAGATCATGTTTGTCGTAAATGCTGTATACGCCATGGCGCACGCCTTGCATCGGATGCAACGGACTCTTTGCGCAAACACCACACGCTTGTGCGACGCCATGAAGAGTCTCGACGGCAGGAAACTCTACCGGGACTTTCTACTTCACGTCAACTTTAGAG CTCCGTTCTCCCCTGCTGGCTTGGAGAGTCAAGTAAAGTTTGACGCATATGGCGACGGAATTGGCCGATACAACATCTTCAACTACCAGCGTGTGCCAGGCAGCGACAAGTTCACTTATATCCAGGTTGGAGAGTGGGCAGAAAGTCTTTCCCTAAACGAGGGCTTGATCGGCTGGCCGAGGGGAGCGGATGTACCCACGTCTCAATGCAGCGACCCTTGCGCTCCCAACGAGATGAAGAAGATGCAAGCAGGCGAATACTGTTGCTGGATTTGTACTCCCTGTGAGCCCTACGAATACCTGCCGGATGAGTTCACATGCATGCCCTGTGCACCCGGCCAATGGCCCCGTCCCGACCTGACTGGATGCTACGACCTTCCTGAGGACTACATCATGTGGGAGGATGCTTGGGCCATTGGACCCATCTCGATTGCATGCGTTGGCTTCATATGTACCTTAATGGTCTTCGTCGTTTTCATTCGGCACAACGACACGCCGCTGGTCAAAGCATCCGGTCGTGAGCTGTGCTACATCCTGCTGCTGGGCGTCTTCATGTCCTACGTCATGACTTTCATATACATCGCAAAACCTTCGCCTATCGTGTGTACACTGCGGCGGTTAGGCCTCGGTACCTCGTTTGCGGTATGCTACTCCGCCTTGCTCACGAAGACCAATCGCATTGCTCGTATCTTCAGTGGTGTAAAAGAGGGCGGGGCTCAACGGCCGCGCTTCATCAGTCCCAGCTCACAGGTGTTCATCTGTCTGTCGTTGATCTCCGTGCAGCTCTTGTTGGTGTCCATCTGGCTACTCGTGGAAGTGCCCGGCACACGGCGGTTCACAACACCGGAGAAACGTCAGACTGTCATTTTGAAGTGTAACGTACGGGACTCTAGCATGCTGCTGTCGCTGAGCTATGATGTGGTTCTGGTGGTCCTCTGCACGGTCTACGCTTTCAAGACCCGCAAGTGTCCGGAGAACTTCAATGAGGCCAAGTTCATCGGCTTCACCATGTACACCACCTGTATCATCTGGCTGGCCTTCCTGCCCATCTTCTACGTCACCTCCAGTGACTACAGG gtccAAACCACAACCATGTGTATATCTGTCAGTCTGAGTGGATTTGTGGTCCTGGGCTGCATGTTTGCCCCTAAAGTCCACATCATCATGTTCCAGCCTCAGAAGAACGTCACCAGTCACCGGTTAAACATGAACCGGTTCAGTGTGAGCGGGCCGGCCACTAGCTACGCATCCCACG
- the grm3 gene encoding metabotropic glutamate receptor 3 isoform X3, which produces MMWSVVRALLLVLLGTRVLLSSGDSPRKEIKIDGDLVLGGLFPIHEKGMGMDECGRINEDRGIQRLEAMLFAIDQINQDVGLLPGVALGVHILDTCSRDTYALEQALEFVRASLTKVDDTEFICPDGSYALQEDSPLAIAGVIGGSFSSVSIQVANLLRLFQIPQISYASTSAKLSDKSRYDYFARTVPPDFYQAKAMAEILRAFNWTYVSTVASEGDYGETGIEAFEQQARLRNICIATSEKVGRSSAKRSSYEAVVRQLLQKPTARVAVLFLRSDDARELIAAATRLNASFLWVASDGWGSQESIVKGNEFTADGAITLELAAHPIPEFNRYFQTLTPLNNHRNPWFKDFWEQKFQCSLGGASAAGAGTPKPPCDPELAVDKSNFEPESKIMFVVNAVYAMAHALHRMQRTLCANTTRLCDAMKSLDGRKLYRDFLLHVNFRAPFSPAGLESQVKFDAYGDGIGRYNIFNYQRVPGSDKFTYIQVGEWAESLSLNEGLIGWPRGADVPTSQCSDPCAPNEMKKMQAGEYCCWICTPCEPYEYLPDEFTCMPCAPGQWPRPDLTGCYDLPEDYIMWEDAWAIGPISIACVGFICTLMVFVVFIRHNDTPLVKASGRELCYILLLGVFMSYVMTFIYIAKPSPIVCTLRRLGLGTSFAVCYSALLTKTNRIARIFSGVKEGGAQRPRFISPSSQVFICLSLISVQLLLVSIWLLVEVPGTRRFTTPEKRQTVILKCNVRDSSMLLSLSYDVVLVVLCTVYAFKTRKCPENFNEAKFIGFTMYTTCIIWLAFLPIFYVTSSDYRVQTTTMCISVSLSGFVVLGCMFAPKVHIIMFQPQKNVTSHRLNMNRFSHLLVPTTFQRCATAERSSTPPLPLCDLASSSRLLLLSDC; this is translated from the exons ATGATGTGGTCCGTGGTCCGTGCTCTGCTCCTGGTGCTGCTGGGTACTAGGGTCCTACTCTCCAGCGGCGACTCTCCCCGCAAAGAAATTAAGATCGATGGGGACCTGGTTCTGGGAGGCCTCTTCCCCATCCATGAGAAGGGTATGGGCATGGACGAATGTGGCCGGATCAATGAAGACCGTGGCATCCAGCGGCTTGAGGCAATGCTCTTCGCCATAGATCAGATCAACCAGGACGTAGGTCTGCTACCGGGTGTGGCTTTGGGCGTCCATATCCTGGACACCTGCTCGAGGGACACCTACGCTCTGGAACAGGCACTGGAGTTTGTTAGGGCATCGCTTACAAAAGTGGATGATACAGAGTTCATCTGTCCTGATGGATCCTACGCTCTTCAGGAAGACAGCCCGCTGGCCATAGCCGGGGTCATTGGGGGATCTTTTAGCAGTGTCTCCATACAG GTTGCCAACCTGCTGCGACTATTTCAGATCCCTCAGATCAGCTACGCCAGTACCAGTGCCAAACTCAGCGACAAATCCCGCTACGATTACTTCGCACGCACCGTCCCGCCAGATTTCTACCAGGCCAAGGCCATGGCGGAGATCCTGCGCGCTTTCAACTGGACCTACGTTTCCACCGTCGCCTCAGAGGGCGACTACGGAGAAACGGGAATCGAAGCCTTCGAGCAACAAGCCCGTTTGAGAAACATCTGCATCGCTACTTCAGAAAAAGTAGGACGGTCGAGCGCGAAACGCTCTTCGTACGAGGCGGTGGTTCGTCAGCTTCTACAAAAGCCCACGGCCCGCGTGGCAGTACTGTTTTTGCGTAGCGACGACGCACGAGAACTCATCGCGGCCGCCACCCGCCTCAACGCATCTTTCCTCTGGGTGGCGAGCGATGGATGGGGGTCGCAAGAGAGCATCGTCAAAGGGAACGAATTCACGGCGGATGGTGCGATCACGTTGGAGCTCGCAGCTCATCCTATACCAGAGTTCAACCGCTACTTCCAGACCCTCACGCCTCTTAATAATCACCGCAACCCTTGGTTCAAAGACTTCTGGGAACAAAAGTTTCAGTGTTCGTTGGGCGGCGCTTCGGCAGCAGGGGCGGGAACCCCAAAGCCACCTTGTGACCCAGAACTGGCTGTTGACAAGTCAAATTTTGAACCCGAATCAAAGATCATGTTTGTCGTAAATGCTGTATACGCCATGGCGCACGCCTTGCATCGGATGCAACGGACTCTTTGCGCAAACACCACACGCTTGTGCGACGCCATGAAGAGTCTCGACGGCAGGAAACTCTACCGGGACTTTCTACTTCACGTCAACTTTAGAG CTCCGTTCTCCCCTGCTGGCTTGGAGAGTCAAGTAAAGTTTGACGCATATGGCGACGGAATTGGCCGATACAACATCTTCAACTACCAGCGTGTGCCAGGCAGCGACAAGTTCACTTATATCCAGGTTGGAGAGTGGGCAGAAAGTCTTTCCCTAAACGAGGGCTTGATCGGCTGGCCGAGGGGAGCGGATGTACCCACGTCTCAATGCAGCGACCCTTGCGCTCCCAACGAGATGAAGAAGATGCAAGCAGGCGAATACTGTTGCTGGATTTGTACTCCCTGTGAGCCCTACGAATACCTGCCGGATGAGTTCACATGCATGCCCTGTGCACCCGGCCAATGGCCCCGTCCCGACCTGACTGGATGCTACGACCTTCCTGAGGACTACATCATGTGGGAGGATGCTTGGGCCATTGGACCCATCTCGATTGCATGCGTTGGCTTCATATGTACCTTAATGGTCTTCGTCGTTTTCATTCGGCACAACGACACGCCGCTGGTCAAAGCATCCGGTCGTGAGCTGTGCTACATCCTGCTGCTGGGCGTCTTCATGTCCTACGTCATGACTTTCATATACATCGCAAAACCTTCGCCTATCGTGTGTACACTGCGGCGGTTAGGCCTCGGTACCTCGTTTGCGGTATGCTACTCCGCCTTGCTCACGAAGACCAATCGCATTGCTCGTATCTTCAGTGGTGTAAAAGAGGGCGGGGCTCAACGGCCGCGCTTCATCAGTCCCAGCTCACAGGTGTTCATCTGTCTGTCGTTGATCTCCGTGCAGCTCTTGTTGGTGTCCATCTGGCTACTCGTGGAAGTGCCCGGCACACGGCGGTTCACAACACCGGAGAAACGTCAGACTGTCATTTTGAAGTGTAACGTACGGGACTCTAGCATGCTGCTGTCGCTGAGCTATGATGTGGTTCTGGTGGTCCTCTGCACGGTCTACGCTTTCAAGACCCGCAAGTGTCCGGAGAACTTCAATGAGGCCAAGTTCATCGGCTTCACCATGTACACCACCTGTATCATCTGGCTGGCCTTCCTGCCCATCTTCTACGTCACCTCCAGTGACTACAGG gtccAAACCACAACCATGTGTATATCTGTCAGTCTGAGTGGATTTGTGGTCCTGGGCTGCATGTTTGCCCCTAAAGTCCACATCATCATGTTCCAGCCTCAGAAGAACGTCACCAGTCACCGGTTAAACATGAACCGGTTCAGT